One part of the Mya arenaria isolate MELC-2E11 chromosome 3, ASM2691426v1 genome encodes these proteins:
- the LOC128226144 gene encoding uncharacterized protein LOC128226144, whose product MSTVNNTTSGNESVVFRPSSGYDIPLYGLKNGVFYYIHGLAIGCLVTSLTCALLAIVFSLRQNNVRNFFSSWSKSERFIVYMATCDGLFNLTHLIDHVHITIVRDYVHPKALCAFYGFNLSFFIAAQQLLVNIIAINAFMLMFYNRHLNFGAGDWKLFLWTFGAPLVGATVAVAFEQYGPLGIFCFFDGVKGRLGELFFTTVPLLIILPVNCILYGLTFGKLHVRAKEIQQTLGPKSTTQRATYRAARSMSMFVLAFIAQWWALALHGAWGQISRPVPNIFFYIVPIFTNLGGVFTLIVFIVIRRKPANSTGGCTIPS is encoded by the exons ATGTCCACGGTCAACAACACGACAAGTGGTAACGAGTCAGTGGTATTCCGGCCATCCAGTGGGTATGACATCCCTTTGTACGGCCTCAAGAACGGAGTATTCTACTACATTCATGGGCTGGCGATTGGTTGCTTGGTGACATCACTCACGTGCGCGCTTCTGGCCATTGTCTTCTCCCTCCGTCAAAATAACGTCCGGAACTTCTTCTCAAGCTGGTCGAAAAGCGAACGATTCATTGTGTACATGGCAACCTGCGACGGCCTCTTCAACCTGACACACCTGATTGATCACGTGCACATCACGATCGTCCGTGACTACGTGCACCCAAAAGCTCTTTGCGCGTTTTACGGTTTCAATTTGTCTTTTTTCATCGCCGCTCAACAGCTATTGGTGAACATCATCGCCATTAACGCTTTCATGCTTATGTTCTACAATCGTCATCTCAACTTCGGCGCGGGAGACTGGAAGCTCTTCCTTTGGACGTTTGGGGCACCGCTTGTAGGAGCGACGGTGGCGGTTGCGTTTGAACAGTATGGACCACTTGGGATATT CTGCTTTTTTGACGGCGTCAAAGGCAGACTGGGCGAATTGTTCTTCACCACCGTGCCGCTGTTAATTATACTTCCGGTCAATTGTATCCTATATGGTCTCACGTTTGGGAAACTGCACGTGCGCGCCAAAGAGATACAGCAGACGCTTGGACCAAAGTCGACAACACAACGAGCAACCTACAGAGCTGCACGATCAATGTCTATGTTTGTGCTGGCTTTCATCGCTCAG TGGTGGGCGTTGGCGCTGCATGGGGCCTGGGGGCAAATTAGCCGCCCTGTACCGAACATCTTCTTCTACATTGTACCAATCTTCACAAACCTGGGCGGAGTCTTCACCCTCATCGTGTTCATCGTCATCCGCAGGAAGCCAGCAAACAGTACCGGGGGCTGCACTATCCCGAGTTAG
- the LOC128228086 gene encoding glycine receptor subunit alpha-4-like isoform X2, translating into MCSLRWCGVAFVLVGIVVQGSEGQNSTLNDTDIPSTRKLLIENLFLRYDARIPPTTSKGSTNVTVQLFILSIDSISETNMDFSISMFLRQRWFDKRLMYTPRADMVRLEMDSASIARVWVPDLFMPAEKSAHVHHVTVPNKLMHIYPDGTIQYSLRMSATIKCNFDLRKFPLDSQHCMVEMESYGYTTDTMRFEWAGLDPISHSPGLAISQFTLNEISTSQCDKLYYGVGYSCVRFDISMVRSKGYYITQVIIPSYLIVFLSWVSFWLDIDAVPARISLGLLTVLTMTTQSAGARNNLPKVSYLKAIDVWMAACLLFVFLALVQFAYVNVLSRVQKRRQLKPVAGKIALGTPMSADDSIPPNEDIEANNTTEDKGARLFGVVRRAQLQPVVSKIAIGTPLPVDNSLPHNGDVEANGKMDDKGARIYGMVRRAQMRFGRLVSADREKARNIDRISRTLFPVAFFLFNLVYWCVYIFWEPVTPAE; encoded by the exons AAAATTGCTGATAGAAAACCTGTTTCTCCGCTACGATGCCCGGATTCCACCAACAACTAGTAAAG GTTCAACAAATGTTACGGTCCAGCTGTTCATCCTGAGCATTGACTCCATAAGTGAAACCAACATG gACTTTTCAATCAGTATGTTTTTACGCCAACGCTGGTTCGACAAGCGTTTGATGTACACACCGAGGGCAG ATATGGTTCGACTGGAGATGGACTCGGCGTCAATAGCACGTGTCTGGGTGCCGGATTTGTTCATGCCTGCCGAGAAAAGTGCGCACGTGCATCACGTGACCGTTCCAAACAAGCTTATGCACATTTACCCGGACGGCACTATACAATATAGTCTCAG GATGTCAGCAACAATCAAATGTAACTTTGACCTCCGCAAGTTCCCATTGGATAGTCAGCACTGCATGGTGGAAATGGAGAGCT ACGGATACACAACGGACACGATGAGGTTTGAGTGGGCGGGACTGGATCCCATCAGTCACAGTCCGGGCCTTGCCATCTCTCAGTTCACCCTCAACGAGATATCGACTAGCCAATGCGACAAGCTATACTACGGTG TCGGGTACTCCTGTGTGCGGTTTGACATTTCAATGGTGCGCAGCAAGGGTTACTACATCACCCAGGTTATCATCCCCAGCTACTTGATCGTGTTCCTTTCATGGGTCTCATTTTGGCTCGACATTGACGCAGTTCCTGCAAGAATATCTCTTGGTCTTCTCACAGTCCTCACCATGACAACACAGAGTGCAGGAGCACGCAACAACCTACCCAAAGTATCCTACTTGAAAG CGATCGACGTATGGATGGCGGCCTGTTTACTGTTCGTATTTTTGGCCCTGGTACAATTTGCGTACGTCAATGTTCTGTCGCGTGTTCAAAAGCGGCGTCAACTTAAACCCGTGGCCGGTAAAATAGCCCTTGGTACGCCAATGTCTGCCGACGACTCTATACCTCCCAATGAGGACATCGAGGCAAACAACACAACTGAAGACAAG GGTGCCCGATTGTTCGGCGTGGTACGTCGAGCTCAACTCCAGCCTGTGGTCAGTAAAATAGCCATCGGTACACCACTGCCTGTCGACAACTCTTTACCTCACAATGGGGACGTTGAGGCCAACGGCAAGATGGATGACAAG GGTGCCCGAATATACGGCATGGTTCGTCGAGCTCAGATGAGGTTTGGGCGCCTGGTATCCGCGGACCGCGAGAAAGCGCGCAACATTGACCGCATCTCCAGGACCCTGTTTCCGGTCGCCTTCTTTCTATTCAACCTTGTATACTGGTGCGTCTATATTTTCTGGGAGCCTGTCACTCCGGCAGAGTGA
- the LOC128228086 gene encoding glycine receptor subunit alpha-4-like isoform X1: protein MCSLRWCGVAFVLVGIVVQGSEGQNSTLNDTDIPSTRKLLIENLFLRYDARIPPTTSKEGSTNVTVQLFILSIDSISETNMDFSISMFLRQRWFDKRLMYTPRADMVRLEMDSASIARVWVPDLFMPAEKSAHVHHVTVPNKLMHIYPDGTIQYSLRMSATIKCNFDLRKFPLDSQHCMVEMESYGYTTDTMRFEWAGLDPISHSPGLAISQFTLNEISTSQCDKLYYGVGYSCVRFDISMVRSKGYYITQVIIPSYLIVFLSWVSFWLDIDAVPARISLGLLTVLTMTTQSAGARNNLPKVSYLKAIDVWMAACLLFVFLALVQFAYVNVLSRVQKRRQLKPVAGKIALGTPMSADDSIPPNEDIEANNTTEDKGARLFGVVRRAQLQPVVSKIAIGTPLPVDNSLPHNGDVEANGKMDDKGARIYGMVRRAQMRFGRLVSADREKARNIDRISRTLFPVAFFLFNLVYWCVYIFWEPVTPAE from the exons AAAATTGCTGATAGAAAACCTGTTTCTCCGCTACGATGCCCGGATTCCACCAACAACTAGTAAAG AAGGTTCAACAAATGTTACGGTCCAGCTGTTCATCCTGAGCATTGACTCCATAAGTGAAACCAACATG gACTTTTCAATCAGTATGTTTTTACGCCAACGCTGGTTCGACAAGCGTTTGATGTACACACCGAGGGCAG ATATGGTTCGACTGGAGATGGACTCGGCGTCAATAGCACGTGTCTGGGTGCCGGATTTGTTCATGCCTGCCGAGAAAAGTGCGCACGTGCATCACGTGACCGTTCCAAACAAGCTTATGCACATTTACCCGGACGGCACTATACAATATAGTCTCAG GATGTCAGCAACAATCAAATGTAACTTTGACCTCCGCAAGTTCCCATTGGATAGTCAGCACTGCATGGTGGAAATGGAGAGCT ACGGATACACAACGGACACGATGAGGTTTGAGTGGGCGGGACTGGATCCCATCAGTCACAGTCCGGGCCTTGCCATCTCTCAGTTCACCCTCAACGAGATATCGACTAGCCAATGCGACAAGCTATACTACGGTG TCGGGTACTCCTGTGTGCGGTTTGACATTTCAATGGTGCGCAGCAAGGGTTACTACATCACCCAGGTTATCATCCCCAGCTACTTGATCGTGTTCCTTTCATGGGTCTCATTTTGGCTCGACATTGACGCAGTTCCTGCAAGAATATCTCTTGGTCTTCTCACAGTCCTCACCATGACAACACAGAGTGCAGGAGCACGCAACAACCTACCCAAAGTATCCTACTTGAAAG CGATCGACGTATGGATGGCGGCCTGTTTACTGTTCGTATTTTTGGCCCTGGTACAATTTGCGTACGTCAATGTTCTGTCGCGTGTTCAAAAGCGGCGTCAACTTAAACCCGTGGCCGGTAAAATAGCCCTTGGTACGCCAATGTCTGCCGACGACTCTATACCTCCCAATGAGGACATCGAGGCAAACAACACAACTGAAGACAAG GGTGCCCGATTGTTCGGCGTGGTACGTCGAGCTCAACTCCAGCCTGTGGTCAGTAAAATAGCCATCGGTACACCACTGCCTGTCGACAACTCTTTACCTCACAATGGGGACGTTGAGGCCAACGGCAAGATGGATGACAAG GGTGCCCGAATATACGGCATGGTTCGTCGAGCTCAGATGAGGTTTGGGCGCCTGGTATCCGCGGACCGCGAGAAAGCGCGCAACATTGACCGCATCTCCAGGACCCTGTTTCCGGTCGCCTTCTTTCTATTCAACCTTGTATACTGGTGCGTCTATATTTTCTGGGAGCCTGTCACTCCGGCAGAGTGA